Proteins from one Xiphophorus hellerii strain 12219 chromosome 8, Xiphophorus_hellerii-4.1, whole genome shotgun sequence genomic window:
- the dipk1b gene encoding divergent protein kinase domain 1B isoform X1 has translation MPRALRRLVHLMLFCPLSKGLQSRLPAIKVKYLLLAWLGILIISWIVYMQYASYAELCRGHVCQMVICDHYRRGIISGSSCKGLCDQKTLTLHRCMSTSSTHQVYIGLWKDRPVVIKCGIEDPVNIDGVQENLLRPEMSLFDKPTRGTSMDEFKEMLHSFLKANLGEQPSLSALVDRVITLADVNQDGKVSLAEAKSIWALLHINEFLLMVALQEKEHTPKLLGFCGDLYVTERVSHSSLYRLKVPHYLEAVVPEALSSGLNHWLAPSWPRRARITIGLLEFVEEVFHGSYGSFLICDASPHHVGYNAKYDCKMANLRSVASEAVVRAFLKGRRCESNADCTFGKDCTATCDRLVKQCNTEVVQPNLAKVCMLLQDYLLFGAPSDLRGDLEKQLRTCVTLSGLASQMEVHHSLVLNNLKTLLWKKISNTQYS, from the exons ATGCCCAGGGCTCTGCGGCGACTGGTCCATTTGATGCTGTTCTGCCCTCTGTCTAAAGGCCTGCAG AGTCGTCTCCCGGCCATCAAGGTGAAGTACCTTCTCCTCGCCTGGCTGGGCATTCTCATCATCAGCTGGATCGTCTACATGCAGTATGCGTCCTACGCTGAGCTGTGTCGCGGGCACGTGTGTCAAATGGTCATC TGTGATCACTACAGAAGGGGCATCATTTCAGGCTCGTCGTGTAAGGGCTTGTGTGATCAGAAAACTCTGACGCTGCACCGCTGCATGTCCACCTCCTCCACCCATCAG GTCTACATTGGACTTTGGAAGGACAGGCCGGTGGTAATCAAATGTGGCATCGAGGATCCAGTGAACATAGACGGAGTCCAAGAGAATTTGCTGAGACCGGAAATGAGCTTATTTGACAAGCCGACTCGTGGAACCTCAATGGACGAATTCAAAGAGATGCTGCACAGTTTCCTTAAG gctAATCTCGGGGAACAACCATCTTTGAGCGCCTTGGTGGACAGAGTCATCACTCTCGCTGACGTCAACCAGGACGGCAAAGTGTCTCTCGCCGAGGCCAAGTCCATCTGGGCTTTGCTTCACATCAACGAGTTCCTCCTGATGGTGGCGCTGCAGGAGAAGGAACACACCCCGAAGCTTCTGGGCTTTTGTGGAGACTTGTACGTGACAGAACGGGTGAGCCACAGCTCCCTCTACAGGCTGAAGGTCCCTCATTACCTGGAGGCGGTCGTCCCGGAAGCCCTCAGCTCTGGTCTGAACCACTGGCTGGCGCCATCCTGGCCCCGCAGGGCCCGCATCACCATCGGCCTGCTGGAGTTCGTGGAGGAGGTCTTCCACGGATCCTACGGGAGCTTCCTAATCTGCGACGCCAGCCCCCACCACGTGGGTTACAACGCCAAGTACGACTGCAAGATGGCCAACCTGCGCAGCGTGGCGTCAGAGGCCGTGGTGCGGGCCTTTCTGAAGGGCCGGCGGTGCGAGAGCAACGCGGACTGCACTTTCGGCAAAGACTGCACCGCCACATGTGATCGACTGGTGAAGCAGTGCAACACGGAGGTCGTGCAGCCCAACCTCGCCAAGGTGTGCATGCTCCTGCAGGATTACCTGCTGTTTGGGGCCCCGTCAGACCTGCGGGGCGATCTGGAGAAGCAGCTACGCACCTGTGTGACACTCAGTGGGTTAGCGAGCCAGATGGAAGTGCACCACTCGCTGGTTCTTAACAACCTGAAGACATTACTGTGGAAGAAAATTTCCAACACACAGTACTCCTGA
- the dipk1b gene encoding divergent protein kinase domain 1B isoform X2, with product MQYASYAELCRGHVCQMVICDHYRRGIISGSSCKGLCDQKTLTLHRCMSTSSTHQVYIGLWKDRPVVIKCGIEDPVNIDGVQENLLRPEMSLFDKPTRGTSMDEFKEMLHSFLKANLGEQPSLSALVDRVITLADVNQDGKVSLAEAKSIWALLHINEFLLMVALQEKEHTPKLLGFCGDLYVTERVSHSSLYRLKVPHYLEAVVPEALSSGLNHWLAPSWPRRARITIGLLEFVEEVFHGSYGSFLICDASPHHVGYNAKYDCKMANLRSVASEAVVRAFLKGRRCESNADCTFGKDCTATCDRLVKQCNTEVVQPNLAKVCMLLQDYLLFGAPSDLRGDLEKQLRTCVTLSGLASQMEVHHSLVLNNLKTLLWKKISNTQYS from the exons ATGCAGTATGCGTCCTACGCTGAGCTGTGTCGCGGGCACGTGTGTCAAATGGTCATC TGTGATCACTACAGAAGGGGCATCATTTCAGGCTCGTCGTGTAAGGGCTTGTGTGATCAGAAAACTCTGACGCTGCACCGCTGCATGTCCACCTCCTCCACCCATCAG GTCTACATTGGACTTTGGAAGGACAGGCCGGTGGTAATCAAATGTGGCATCGAGGATCCAGTGAACATAGACGGAGTCCAAGAGAATTTGCTGAGACCGGAAATGAGCTTATTTGACAAGCCGACTCGTGGAACCTCAATGGACGAATTCAAAGAGATGCTGCACAGTTTCCTTAAG gctAATCTCGGGGAACAACCATCTTTGAGCGCCTTGGTGGACAGAGTCATCACTCTCGCTGACGTCAACCAGGACGGCAAAGTGTCTCTCGCCGAGGCCAAGTCCATCTGGGCTTTGCTTCACATCAACGAGTTCCTCCTGATGGTGGCGCTGCAGGAGAAGGAACACACCCCGAAGCTTCTGGGCTTTTGTGGAGACTTGTACGTGACAGAACGGGTGAGCCACAGCTCCCTCTACAGGCTGAAGGTCCCTCATTACCTGGAGGCGGTCGTCCCGGAAGCCCTCAGCTCTGGTCTGAACCACTGGCTGGCGCCATCCTGGCCCCGCAGGGCCCGCATCACCATCGGCCTGCTGGAGTTCGTGGAGGAGGTCTTCCACGGATCCTACGGGAGCTTCCTAATCTGCGACGCCAGCCCCCACCACGTGGGTTACAACGCCAAGTACGACTGCAAGATGGCCAACCTGCGCAGCGTGGCGTCAGAGGCCGTGGTGCGGGCCTTTCTGAAGGGCCGGCGGTGCGAGAGCAACGCGGACTGCACTTTCGGCAAAGACTGCACCGCCACATGTGATCGACTGGTGAAGCAGTGCAACACGGAGGTCGTGCAGCCCAACCTCGCCAAGGTGTGCATGCTCCTGCAGGATTACCTGCTGTTTGGGGCCCCGTCAGACCTGCGGGGCGATCTGGAGAAGCAGCTACGCACCTGTGTGACACTCAGTGGGTTAGCGAGCCAGATGGAAGTGCACCACTCGCTGGTTCTTAACAACCTGAAGACATTACTGTGGAAGAAAATTTCCAACACACAGTACTCCTGA
- the mrps2 gene encoding small ribosomal subunit protein uS2m, producing MLGLRHVWGAAVKLSNSGHQFATASSVISPAPQTDSVRDKILDLPLEKRDLFRVSELFTVKDLFDARVHLGHKKGCRHRLMEPYLYDSSLDYDIIDLDKTAEHLRRALNVAAQTAYGGGIILFISRRRQFCHLVENTAEECGEYAHTRYWQGGLFTNAHVQYGPGVRLPDLVVFLSTLNNVFQQHVAVRDAGKMNIPTVGVVDSNCNPSLLTYPVPGNDDSPVAVELYCRLFKTTINRAKDKRKQMELLRSLSEPSSSSS from the exons ATGTTGGGGTTGCGCCATGTTTGGGGTGCCGCAGTTAAATTATCCAACAGTGGACATCAGTTTGCCACTGCATCCTCTGTTATATCACCTGCACCGCAAACTGACTCCGTCAGAG ATAAAATACTGGACCTGCCACTAGAGAAACGGGACCTTTTCCGTGTGTCGGAGCTTTTTACTGTGAAGGACTTGTTCGACGCCAGAGTGCATCTTGGACACAAAAAAGGCTGCAGGCACAG GCTCATGGAACCTTACCTGTACGACTCCAGCTTGGACTATGACATCATCGACCTGGACAAGACGGCGGAGCACCTCCGGCGGGCCCTGAACGTCGCGGCTCAAACCGCGTACGGCGGCGGcatcatcctcttcatcagccgcCGCCGCCAGTTCTGCCACCTGGTGGAGAACACGGCCGAGGAGTGCGGGGAGTACGCGCACACGCGCTACTGGCAGGGGGGCCTCTTCACCAACGCTCACGTCCAGTACGGCCCCGGCGTCCGCCTGCCCGACCTCGTCGTCTTCCTGTCCACGCTGAACAACGTGTTCCAGCAGCACGTGGCCGTCAGGGACGCCGGCAAGATGAACATTCCCACCGTCGGCGTGGTGGACTCCAACTGCAACCCCAGCTTGCTCACCTACCCCGTGCCAGGGAACGACGACTCTCCGGTTGCCGTGGAGCTGTACTGCCGCCTGTTCAAGACCACCATCAACAGAGCCAAAGACAAACGAAAACAGATGGAGCTCCTTCGTAGCCTGTCGGAGCCGTCGTCGTCCAGCTCATGA